ATGGAACGCCGTTAGTTACTCGCTGTGGCCGGCGAAAATTTTATTGGAAAATCCGGTGAGAAGATCTTGAAAGGTGGGTTGTTCGGACATGCGTCATATCCCCAGGCCAAGTTGGGATGAATGCGTTACTCAACTTCGCGCAATAACCGGGCTTGGTGCACAATGCGCATGATGATGACTTCGCGGCGTTGAATACGAAAGATAATGCGATAACGAAGAAAAGGAATGTGGCGATAAATACGGCGGTTGCGAAGCCGCTCACGAATTTTCGGATAACGTGCAGGCGCCCACCTCAGCCCATCAATATGCTTGTCAAGTTGTTGAATGAATCTTACCGCTGCTGCATGGCGTTCGCGATCCAGATAAAGAAAGATGGCTGCAATATCATCTTGCGCCCTTAACGTGAGGCGTATGTTATAGGTTATGCTCACGGCGGAAGCGCATTATGAATTTATCATAATCATCAATTCTGCCAGCAGCAACATCCGCTTCGGCTTCTTCGATCATTCGCTCAAGCTCATGGGCAGTCGCGTCCAACGATAATTTACGTACATCAATCAACATCGCTTGAGGTTTGCCGTTTTTAGTGAGCAGCACCGGTTTACCGGAGCGGCGCAGACGCGCCAAAGCCTTGTCCGGATTGGCGCGAAAATCGGCAAGTGGCTGACTTGTGTGCGGGCGAGGCTTCAAGTTTTCTCTCCTTGATTTCAAAGACCCCTTCAACTTCTTTCTTCAGTCCAGGTTAGAACCGGATTTTGATTGTGTCAGTTTTGACCATTCTTCTCAAAATTCGGCAAAATGTACCATTGCCGGGCTAAATTTACAAACATTTTTTAGCCTGTGTTGGCGGCTTGCTTTTGTTGGCGAGAATTTGCATTATTCAAA
The genomic region above belongs to Cytophagia bacterium CHB2 and contains:
- a CDS encoding type II toxin-antitoxin system RelE/ParE family toxin; this encodes MSITYNIRLTLRAQDDIAAIFLYLDRERHAAAVRFIQQLDKHIDGLRWAPARYPKIRERLRNRRIYRHIPFLRYRIIFRIQRREVIIMRIVHQARLLREVE
- a CDS encoding type II toxin-antitoxin system Phd/YefM family antitoxin, with the translated sequence MKGSLKSRRENLKPRPHTSQPLADFRANPDKALARLRRSGKPVLLTKNGKPQAMLIDVRKLSLDATAHELERMIEEAEADVAAGRIDDYDKFIMRFRREHNL